The Cervus canadensis isolate Bull #8, Minnesota chromosome 24, ASM1932006v1, whole genome shotgun sequence nucleotide sequence TAGGATAGcagtccaggaaaatcccagcCCTTGCACACTCAGACTCCCACACCCATCTGCTTACCCCACACACTCAAGCCTCCCTGACCCACCTTGAACATTCACCATCACACACTCTCTGGCTCATTTCCTTCACTCTCAGCTTCTCCCACTTCTCCCTGGGTAATACTGCCAGCCTTTCCCTAACCCCAGAGCTGCAGCCTTTCCCTGTCGCTGCTCACCCCCTACCATGTCCCTGGGACCATTAAAATTCCAGGCAGTGGGTGAAAATGAGGAGGATGAGGAAGCAGAGAGCTTGGACTCTGTGAAGGCGCTGACAGCCAAGCTGCAGCTGCAGACACGGCGGCCCTCATACCTGGAGTGGACAGCCTGGGTCCAGAGCCAGGCCTGGCGCAGGGCCCAAGCCAGACCCGAGCCCAGGGGACCTGGGGCCATTTGCGGATTCGACTCAATGGACTCTGCCCTTGAGTGGCTCCGACGGGAGCTGGTGAGTCTGGTGGGGTGCGCGGCCTTGCAGAGGGCCTTGAGGCCAGTCCTCAGGGCCCAAAACCTGGGGTATGGGGAGGGGATGAGAATGACCCTGCCTCCAGCAACTGCCCTCTCCTGTGGCTTTGTCCCAGGGTTGAGGAGCCAGGAATGGACTTGTCCAGTGTTTTATTCAGGGAGCATTACTGAAGAAGGAGTCCATCAGTCTACTGACCTTGTGCTCCTGTGGCTCA carries:
- the FAM167B gene encoding protein FAM167B; amino-acid sequence: MSLGPLKFQAVGENEEDEEAESLDSVKALTAKLQLQTRRPSYLEWTAWVQSQAWRRAQARPEPRGPGAICGFDSMDSALEWLRRELREMQAQDRQLAGQLLRLRAQLHRLKVDQVCHLHQELLNEAELELELEPGAGLALAPPLRHLGLTRMNISARRFTLC